GAGGATAGataataagatatattattCCGCTGCCTTTTTATAAAGGTGGAATAATATTAATCTCTATTTGAGACGTGGGATATCCATATCcctctcaatttttatttcaattttttatattactcatttaagaaaacaaatgacaaattgtttgaaaaattaaatcatagttcaaaaaacaaaagaataaaaaaaatatataaaaaaacataaatattaatatatgtattattttatatatttaacataacataatattttatttctaatttttaaatattttaattatgaatattattaataaagaaataaaaattacttactaaatgataaatgatataataatttctaaataatatttaaattatcataCTTTTTTAATAACAAACATTGGGATcagtataatttttattttaaacaaatattggACATCAAAGTGTAGTATGCATtccattctattttttaatccttataCAAACCAAACGTGTATCCAAGGATATGTTATCCACAAATATCATcccattgaaaaatgaaattctaaGATTTGTATCTCTTCCTATGCCAGATATAGAGATTCTATGGGCTCAAATTTTCCCAACCATCCAATTGACATGGGCCTCTGGGTCTCCGGGCCCAGGTACTCATTTTCTTATGCGCTCGATTCTGAAACGGACAAGGGTGTATTACAAAGGTGTAATAAGACTTCAAATGAAGAGGATAAGGATGAGAGGCTTACCCATTACCTCAGTTCCATCATCAACACGCTTTCTTGCCATCTCAGCCTCAGATTTGAGCAAAAAGTTGGAAGAGACCGCGTAGAagtgtcttcttcttcatcaccACAGCCTGGTGACTGAAAATTATGTAATTGGGCCCTAAAAGTTATaaaacaaagtaaaagaaaaaagtagacAGGTCAAGGAAAACGCACCtgcaatttatttttgtttctcatatttGTGACATCAACCTGCCTACTTTTCACACCTCAACCTGAAATGAGAGTCACTACATAGTAGTTTGAGCAATAAAATTCAAGTTCAGGGTGACGAAAAAATTGGGCATTTCGATTTCAGGTGAATTCCGGAATTTTATGCGTGATTTCTCAGGTCCAAGTAGAATATACAACTCTCATACAATTGCAAGCTAATATAACATGAATATTCAACTCGTTTAATCATGGGCTATCGTTCTCCACAATTTTTACACCACATTGTGCTCGTCTCAGTATGCTCACCCTCCTCAAATGGTTGcctaaaaaatcatattaaaattgattattgTGAAAACTTGCCTTCCTTGTTGAACAAAGAAATATGCAGAGTTTGTTAGGTTGTTACAAGttagtggaatttttttattttgttatttttcattttctggaTGAGCTGGACTCTTCTCGATTGTTCCAAGCCTTCCTATATATGTTGCTACTGTAAATCAGTGGAGGTATGGAATCAATGAATTAGTTTTATTCCTTTCTCAGGCCTTTGTTTGCCTTTCTTGCCATttaccttttgtttttctattatggtatcagagcatatTCCTTccgtttttcttttcttctgagCATGGCTAAGGGCGGCAAACCTCCTCAGCATTCTTTTCAGTCTCCCATGGAAGATCATAGTAGTCCCTATTTTCTTCACAATGGTGATCATCCAAGTCTCTCTCTGGTTTCTCTTTCACTTGCTGGATCTGGTTCAAACTATCATTCTTGGCGCCGATCAATGGTtacaactctaaatgctaagaagaAACTTGGGTTTATCGATGGAACCATCTCACGTCCTGCTGCAACAGATCTCCTTGCTGGTCCTTGGTCTCGCTGCAACAGCATGGTCATATCTTGGCTCTCTAACTCGATTTGCAAAGAAATTGCAGAGAGCATCCTCTATCATGAAACAACCATCGAAATATGGAATGATCTATACGAACGATTTCATCAGGGCAGTGGTCCTCGAATTTTTGAACTCAAGCAAAAAATTCTTGCTCACACTCAGGGATCGGCTGATGTCAATACCTACTATACTCGACTGAAATCCTTGTGGGATGAGCTTCGAGAATTCAAGGCGATACCAGTTTGCAATTGCGGTGGCATGCGTGTTTATATGGAGGATCAATAACGAGAATCTATGATGCAATTTCTGCTGGGTTTGAACGAATCCTTCGCTTCGATTCGAGCTCAGGTCCTGTTGATGGAACCGACTCCTTCGCTGAACAAAGTTTTCTCCTTGGTTGTTCAAGAAGAACGACAACGATCTCTTACCACCTCCAACTCTCCGGCATTCACTGCTCCTGTTTCCTCCAGATTTCAAGCGGCATCCAGAGCTTCTTCTCCTACTAATGCCTCTCGATCAAGAAAGGATCGCCCACTCTATACCCATTGCAACATCTTGGGTCACACAGTTGATCAGTGCTACAAAATACATGGGTATCCACCTGGATTCAAAAATAGGCCCAACTTCAGGCCCAATGGTTCTCCCCCAAATCAGATGCTACCCAATAGTCTTCACACGAATCAGTTGACTCTCACAGATGGCTCCGCCGCCTCTGCATCTCCACCGCCTCTCACTCATGACCAACACAATCAGTTATTGGCTCTCTTGAGTTTGCACAGCTCGAGTGGCTCATCTGCCTCATTCGGTGACAACAACCCGCTTCAGCAATCCATTTCCAACTTCACTGGTAtcctttctctttctccttcaTCATCCACTCTCAACCCTAGCATTTGGATTTTAGATTCAAGGGCAACCCACCATGTTTGCACTAATTCCTCCATGTTTCACtctattcattcattttcttccaaCACTGTCACTTTACTCACTGGTACAAAAATACCAATCATCGGAATAGGCACCATTCATCTGTCACCTCATCTCGTGCTTGAACATGTTCTCTACATTCCAACATTTCAATTTAATCTTATCTCCATTAGTGCCTTAACTCAAACCAattgtttttcctttgattttacTGCTCGTTTTTGCTTCATTCAGGACCATTCACAAGGGAAGTTGATTGGGATGGGTAGACGTCAAGGCACCTTTACCTCTTAGATAGCTCAGTCTTTCATTCTATTTCCTCTGTATTCGTTGTTGATAACAAAACTTTTGCTCATGTAAACAAATTGTGGCATTTCAGATTAGGGGCCACCCATCCAATGTCAAACTCAGTGTATTGAAACCTCATTTATAGTTGCAAAGTAATGGCAATACCAATCTTTCTTGTTCAATCTGCCCTCTGGCAAAACAGAAACGTTTGCCATTTGATTGCCATAATAATTTATCTCCTTCTCCCCTTGATCTCATACACTATGATATTTGGGGTCCATTTCATATTCCCACACATGATGGATTTCGTTATTTTTTGACAATCGTTGATGATTGTACAAGGAATACATGGGTTCATCTTCTACGTGCTAAATCTGATGTCAAGAccattttccacaatttttcTCCATGGTTAAAACCCAGTTTGGTCTCACAATTAAAGCAGTTCGTAGTGATAATGCCCTTGAATTAAACCTGTCCAATCTCTTTACCCAACTTGGTGTGctctattttttctcttgtgttgaaactcctcaacaaaacTCAGTTGTTGAGCGTAAACACCAACACATCTTAAACGTAGCTCGGGCCTTATATTTCCAATCCAACATACCTATAGGATATTGGGGGAATTGTGTGCTTACTTCGGTTTACCTTATAAATCGAATTCCATCACCATTACTGAACAACAAAACTCCTTTTGAGCTACTTCATCATAAATCACCATCTTACTCCCATCTCAAATATTTCGGATGTCTTTGTTATAGTTCAACTCTTCCTAACACCCGTCACAAATTCTCTCCTCGAGCCTTACCTTGTGTCTTTTTAGGATATCCTTTTGGTTACAAAGGTTACAAAATTCTAGACTTAGAGACCAACCGAATATTTGTCTCCCGGAATGTTATCTTCCAAGAATATGTGTTTCCTTTCAAGTTATCTCAGAATAATAACTCTGTTGCTTCATATTTCTTTTCTGAAAAGGTGCTGCCTGTTGTACCAGTTTCTACCCCTTTCCCTTCTTTTGATAATTCGACTTCACATCCTAACAGCCCTGACTCTTCCTCCAATGACACTTCATCTCATACCACCTCCCACATAACCACCAGATCTTCTAGAGTATCCCAGCCACCCAAATATCTCTCTGATTATCACTATTATTTAGCTTCTTCTACTCCTCATTTCGATATATCCAACTCCACTCCTTACCCCTTATCCGATGTCATCTCCTACAATAAACTTTCCCCTTCTTTTCGtgcattttctatttctatttccaCCATCACAGAACCAACAACATATGCTAAGGCAGTCGTTGTACCCGAGTGGTAGCATGCTATGCGAGCTGAACTGCAAGCTTTAGAGTCCAATGATACCTGGTCTTTGTGCACTCTACCCCCTGGAAAAACAACAATTGGTTGCAAATGGCTTTATCGTGTTAAATATCATGCTGATGGTTATATTGAAAGGTACAAAGCACGACTTGATGCCAAAGGGTTCACACAACAAGAAGGTGTTGATTTTTTTGATACTTTTTCACCTGTTGCCAAGATGGTTACTGTCAAGGTATTACTCTCTCTTGCTTCTATTTACAATTGGCATTTGACTCACCTTAATGTCAATAATGCATTTTTGCACGGTGATCTGTTTGAAGAAGTTTTCATGCATCTTCCTCATGGTTATCACCGTGAGGGGGAGCCTTTATTACCTTCCAACACAGTTTGTAAGTTACACAAATCCATCTATGGCTTGAGACAAGCATCTAGGCAATGGTTTGCAAAATTCTCTGGTGTTCTAATCTTTGAAGGCTTTCAACAATCTCATTCAGATTATTCTCTATTTATCAAGACAGCAGGAAATGATTTTATTGCTTTGttagtgtatgttgatgacataataGTTACTAGTAACAACAAGATTGCTGTTGATAATTTGAAGAAGTCTCTCAACAAAAGCTTCAAATTAAAGGATCTAGGAAATCTCAAGTATTTTCTTGGACTTGAAGTAGCTAGATCAGCTAAAGGGATCTTGATAAACCAGAGAAAATATGCTCTGGAACTCCTATTTGAAACAGGCTACTTAGGATGCAAACCTGCCAAAACTCCAATGCAACCGAATATGCAACTTTCTCAAGATGATGGAGAGCTGCTAACAGATCCAGCATGTACAGAAGGCTCATAGGGAAACTTATATACCTTACTATCACCAGGTCAGACCTAACTTACTCAGTGAACAAGTTGAGCCAATTCCTAAGTCAACCGAGGAGACCCCATTTgcaagcagtctacaggattcttcaATATATCAAAGGATCACCAGGCAAAGGTATTTTCTTCTCAGCTTCCTCATCTTTTCAATTAAAGGCCTTCTCAGATTCTGATTGGGCAGCATGCCCAGATTCTAGAAAATCAGTCACtggattttatatatttcttggaGATTCTTTGATATCATGGAAATCAAAAAAGCAAAGGACAGTTTCAAGATCCTCAGCTGAAGCAGAGTATCGAGCAATGACTCATGTGACTTGTGAGCTAACATGGTTGATTGCCTTACTCAAGGACTTAGGAGTTCCACACACACAACCTGCTTTGTTGTACTGTGACAACCAAGCTGCTCTACACATTGCTGCAAACCCGGTCTTCCATGAGCGTACTAAACACATAGAGATAGATTGTCATATTGTAAGAGAGAAGATTCAAACAGATATGCTCAAAACTCTGCATGTTGCTTCACAACATCAATTGGCTGATATACTTACCAAACCTCTCTTTCCTGATCAATTCAATTCTCTCATAGAAAAGATGGGAATGTATAACATATACATTCCatcttgagggggagtattaaaattgattattgTGAAAACTTGCCTTCCTTGTTGAACAAAGAAATATGCAGAGTTTGTTAGGTTGTTACAAGttagtggaatttttttattttgttatttttcattttctggaTGAGCTGCACTCTTCTCGATTGTTCCAACCCTTCCTATATATGTTGCTACTGTACAATCAATGGAGTTATGGAATCAATGAATTAGTTTTATTCCTCTCTCAGGCCTTTGTTTGCCTTTTTGCCATttaccttttgtttttctattaaatCAATCTTTCTTTTCCTGTTTTCAACATCGGTAAAGTTACTGCTTCCAGAATTAGATTTGGTCTTAGCTTCaatattctcatatttttctctcctttcaGACTTACGAGGTAGCCTCTGTGATGACGGGTTTACTCCGCAAAGTCCACCAAAATAATAAAGAGGCTCAATATAGCAAAATGATGAAGACACAATACCTTTAATGTTGATTGGCTGAACAAGCTTAATAAAGTCCTCTATCTCAGGAAAGCAAGAGTGCTCAGAATAGGGAACCGAATAAATGTATTGATGAAACCTTACCACAGACCTCAATTTTCCCTTCTTATTTATTTCAGCACGGGGCCCTCCATTTATTATTCGTTTGTTTCCACAATGGTGAGAAATTGAAGGAGAACCGACGGGATTGTCATTACCTTCTGAAGGTTTCACAACCCATGGAAGACCAGATGGCATGATTCCAATGGTTGGGCGCACTGTATTTAGTCCCTCAAGAGTGTTGATGCTAAAACTGTAACGAGGAACAGCTCTTATCCTAGTAAGAGAAGTTTTGGTTGTGAAGATATCATGGAATCCAAGAAGATGCATAGTTTGCAAGCGTTCTGGCCATACCCAAATCTTCAAAGGaacaaaaaacaaggaaaatcaAGTGAATGGCTGATTTTGAAGAATATagaaaataacaacaaaaaattgttgTGTTAACAATCCACTAAACGCAGTTTATTTTCTGAGATAGTTTGTTGCTCTATTTTCTAAACATGCTCAGATGAATGCAACAGCTTGATGGTCAAGATAATCTATTTTCTGTGCTTTCAATAGACCAAACAGTGATTGCCACTCAACTGCACATGCCCACTACTataaaaaaacactatcaaatacaCTCAAATACACTATTAagagtgattttaggaagcgtttttaaAGTGCATTTGGttgtgattttaggaagtgtttctagtctttctaacatttgaaagtttttatctttcatttagTAAAGATGTTAGAAACACTTcgtaaaattactatcaaagacactcaaatatttttaatacttgaaaaatttatcattctgagtgttaaaaatacttaaatgctttctaaaattactcttaaacgCACTTTTAGATGATTCTCTAGATTTGTAGAAGTGATTTACAATAACTTG
The window above is part of the Vitis riparia cultivar Riparia Gloire de Montpellier isolate 1030 chromosome 12, EGFV_Vit.rip_1.0, whole genome shotgun sequence genome. Proteins encoded here:
- the LOC117926021 gene encoding uncharacterized protein LOC117926021, which gives rise to MAKGGKPPQHSFQSPMEDHSSPYFLHNGDHPSLSLVSLSLAGSGSNYHSWRRSMVTTLNAKKKLGFIDGTISRPAATDLLAGPWSRCNSMVISWLSNSICKEIAESILYHETTIEIWNDLYERFHQGSGPRIFELKQKILAHTQGSADVNTYYTRLKSLWDELREFKAIPVCNCGGMRVYMEDQ